From a region of the Cutaneotrichosporon cavernicola HIS019 DNA, chromosome: 7a genome:
- a CDS encoding uncharacterized protein (Amidase) encodes MTRSATQSRIDEVLARREAGIPAEWRVTISSDATKAMNDLLDDKERAIVDMTAIQLRDEIAAGRLTAVAATTAYCKAAAVAQQTTNCLIELFAHEALASARRLDIEFTRTARPVGPLHGVPISVADDVDVRGHNASAGFLSLVDKAVDEDAHAIAILREAGAVFFCRTTKAQVLALETVGYFGTTSNPWNRELTGGSGEGALLGMKGSPLGVATDVGGGVRSPAAANGVYAFKPTSGRLPAVGVSVIHPEGWHGMPRTQGALARSAEDLELYVQLMCEAEPWHRDPALVVRPWVASKGPGRKLRVGVMRDDGVVAPVEAVERALEIALNRLRRSCDIVPFEPFQSRQAWDIARRLYWPDGGARVMDALADSGEEVRPLTKWIIDQSGHAGRILGTEELFTLCAQRDDFRTRLAAHWADSGIDVLLMPVGPTPAPIHGTAKYWNYTSYWNLADHPAGVFPTGLFCDDGDTHDPYCFPRNPVEKEIWDSYDPSLQAGAPLCLQVIGQRGYDEDTLWAMREIAAAVRAA; translated from the exons ATGACTCGCAGCGCCACCCAGAGCCGCATTGACGAGGTGCTTGCCAGGCGCGAGGCCGGGATTCCCGCGGAATGGCGCGTCACCATCTCCTCCGATGCCACAAAGGCCATGAACGATCTTCTggacgacaaggagcgGGCAATCGTGGACATGACGGCCATACAGCTACGCGACGAGATCGCCGCAGGCCGCCTCACAGCTGTGGCCGCCACCACGGCATACTGCAAGGCAGCAGCGGTCGCGCAGCAGACAACCAACTGTCTCATCGAGCTATTTGCTCATGAGGCGCTGGCCAGCGCGCGTCGCCTGGACATTGAATTCACGCGCACAGCACGACCTGTCGGGCCGCTGCACGGTGTGCCCATTAGCGTGGCAGACGATGTAGACGTGCGTGGTCACAACGCGTCGGCTGGCTTCCTCTCTCTCGTGGACAAGgcggtggacgaggacgcacACGCGATTGCTATCCTGCGCGAGGCTGGTGCAGTGTTCTTCTGCA GGACGACCAAGGCGCAGGTGCTTGCGCTCGAGACCGTTGGGTACTTTGGAACGACTTCGAATCCTTGGAACCGCGAGCTTACTGGCGGTTCCGGGGAAGGTGCTCTGCTGGGCATGAAAGGTTCGCCGCTAGGTGTCGCCACGGACGTCGGTGGCGGCGTTCGTAGCCCCGCGGCCGCGAATGGCGTGTATGCCTTCAAGCCGACGTCTGGTCGTCTACcagccgtcggcgtcagTGTAATTCATCCCGAAGGCTGGCACGGCATGCCGCGTACCCAGGGTGCACTTGCGCGCTCTGCAGAGGATCTGGAGCTGTACGTGCAGCTCATGTGTGAGGCAGAGCCGTGGCACCGTGACCCTGCTCTTGTGGTGCGGCCATGGGTGGCTTCCAAGGGCCCGGGGCGCAAGCTCCGCGTTGGCGTGATGCGTGatgacggcgtcgtcgccccggtcgaggcggtggaACGTGCGCTCGAGATCGCCCTCAACCGCCTCCGGCGGTCCTGCGACATTGTACCGTTTGAGCCGTTCCAGAGCCGACAGGCTTGGGACATTGCGCGCCGGCTGTACTGGCCGGACGGAGGGGCGCGGGTCatggacgcgctcgcggatTCCGGCGAGGAGGTACGTCCTCTGACAAAGTGGATCATCGACCAGAGCGGACACGCAGGCCGTATCCTGGGGACAGAGGAGCTGTTCACCCTCTGCGCGCAGCGAGACGACTTCCGCACTCGCCTTGCCGCCCATTGGGCTGATTCAGGCATTGACGTCCTGCTCATGCCCGTCGGGCCCACCCCGGCCCCGATCCACGGTACGGCCAAGTACTGGAAC TACACGTCCTACTGGAACCTTGCAGATCATCCCGCCGGCGTGTTCCCTACCGGTCTCTTCTGCGACGACGGTGACACCCATGACCCGTACTGCTTCCCGCGCAATCCcgtggagaaggagatcTGGGATAGCTACGATCCATCGTTGCAGGCCGGCGCGCCTTTGTGCCTCCAGGTCATTGGGCAGAGGGGCTATGACGAGGACACACTGTGGGCTATGCGTGAAATTGCAGCGGCCGTCCGGGCGGCGTGA
- a CDS encoding uncharacterized protein (Belongs to the CRISP family) codes for MKASTILTVVAALAVPVTAAPLTRDADQVDWRNGNNPFGKWNEDGSFEFTMNWNDAMSLWRTRSSRPTSNRPAPNPSPPQPTSQPQPEQPSQPLPSQQPEPSQQPEPSQQPESSQQPTLSPQPLPSQQPEPSQQPEPSQQPESSQQPTLSPQPLPSQQPEQSSSPTPAVDSSSAQQRPADASTSAPASPSTTDVADKVAGEPNLPFSNDQTLVTEDPTAADIAGTSAQAKVALDYHNQWRAQFGAPALSWDSALAQKATNAMGTCKWEHIGADNLSARWGSGDYANHFVHGLIDGWAEEWRLYDWNNPGFSAATGHFTAMTWKAVTKVGCGWKLGCKDASPGGGSENKVYFSCVYDPAPNMGGGDDATTRKNYEENVPRYIGN; via the coding sequence ATGAAGGCCTCGACTATCCTTACCGTTGTTGCGGCCCTTGCAGTGCCGGTCACTGCTGCGCCTCTcacgcgcgacgccgaccagGTCGACTGGCGCAACGGCAACAACCCCTTTGGCAAGTGGAACGAGGACGGTTCTTTCGAGTTCACCATGAACTGGAACGATGCCATGAGTCTCTGGCGcacgcgcagctcgaggcccaCCTCTAACCGCCCGGCGCCGAACCCTTCCCCGCCTCAACCTACTTCCCAGCCCCAGCCTGAGCAGCCCAGCCAGCCCTTGcccagccagcagccagagcccagccagcagccagagcccagccagcagccagagtccagccagcagccaacGCTCAGCCCGCAGCCCTTGcccagccagcagccagagcccagccagcagccagagcccagccagcagccagagtccagccagcagccaacGCTCAGCCCGCAGCCCTTGCCCAGCCAGCAGCCCGAGCaatcctcctcgccgacgcccgcCGTCGACTCGTCGTCAGCCCAGCAGCGCCCCGCAGACgcatcgacctcggctCCGGCCAGTCCTTCCACCACTGATGTGGCCGACAAGGTTGCTGGAGAGCCCAACCTCCCCTTCAGCAACGACCAGACTCTAGTGACTGAGGACCCAACTGCCGCGGACATTGCTGGTACATCGGCACAGGCCAAGGTGGCGCTTGACTACCACAACCAGTGGCGCGCACAGTTCGGCGCCCCAGCTCTGTCCTGGGACTCTGCACTTGCCCAGAAGGCTACCAACGCCATGGGCACTTGCAAATGGGAGCACATTGGTGCCGACAACCTCTCGGCTCGGTGGGGTTCCGGTGATTACGCCAACCACTTTGTTCACGGCCTCATTGACGGCTGGGCCGAGGAGTGGCGCCTCTACGACTGGAACAACCCCGGGTTCTCAGCTGCGACGGGTCACTTCACTGCCATGACCTGGAAAGCGGTTACCAAGgtcggctgcggctggaAGCTTGGGTGCAAGGACGCCAGCCCCGGTGGCGGCTCGGAGAATAAGGTCTACTTCTCTTGCGTCTATGACCCTGCTCCAAAcatgggtggcggtgacgatGCGACCACGCGCAAGAACTACGAGGAGAATGTTCCCCGCTACATCGGAAACTAG
- a CDS encoding uncharacterized protein (Major Facilitator Superfamily) — MSTDKVHKVDADKGHETQHDEYADVERKGSDASESPHHHSSRPDVDEGFDPAFLKATIRKVDWRLIPVLTAMYCVSLIDRTNLSLARQGNNMHMDKELGTNIGNRYSIITLTFFVPYIIFEIPSQIGLRKFGARWWLGSATTLWGVVMIGMGLAQNWQTLAALRAILGLFESALFPGAAFLISCWYPRKEMAVRNSCFYIFAALIGSACSPLGYTFTLMHGLGGYSGWAWVFIMFGIITVIVGILAFLFIVDFPDRSTFITDEQKQLILTRIQRDREDSVPDPVTLAKIGHHLCDWKIWLYGYFLMSTTVASYSLAYFLPVILGTMGFSNVETMLLGTPTHIYALIPCLGSAWVADKYRNMRAAVIMFNALVCIIGTCVYSQLPISQKGLRYFGVFLAVGGCNANVPLVVSWSQTAIRSQSKRAVTAAVVVAFGGIGGILASVMFMQKEAKRGYPTGVFFTIGVNAGTVIMAFLLSVFYRYQNRRADRGEVVLEGADDFRYQS; from the exons ATGTCTACAGACAAGGTACACAAGGTTGACGCCGACAAGGGTCATGAGACGCAACATGACGAGTACGCCGACGTAGAGCGCAAGGGCTCGGACGCATCAGAATCACCACACCACCACTCGTCCCGCCCAGATGTGGACGAGGGGTTCGACCCGGCGTTCCTGAAAGCCACTATTCGCAAGGTCGACTGGCGCCTCATCCCAGTTCTAACAGCCATGTACTGCGTGAGCCTCATTGACAGAACGAATCTCTCGCTCGCTCGGCAAGGGAACAACATGCATATGGACAAAGAACTCGGGACCAACATAGGCAACCGCTACTCGATCATCACATTGACGTTCTTTGTCCCG TACATCATTTTTGAGATTCCCTCCCAAATCGGTCTCCGCAAGTTTGGTGCACGCTGGTGGCTGGGCTCGGCTACTACCCTGTGGGGCGTCGTTATGA TCGGCATGGGCTTGGCACAGAACTGGCAAACCCTCGCAGCGCTCCGCGCTATCCTCGGTCTCTTTGAGAGTGCGCTCTTCCCGGGGGCAGCCTTCCTCATCAGTTGCTGGTACCCGCGCAAGGAAATGGCAGTACGCAACTCGTGCTTCTACATCTTCGCTGCGCTCATCGGCTCAGCCTGTTCCCCTCTCGGCTACACATTTACGCTGATGCACGGCCTTGGCGGGTACAGCGGATGGGCGTGGGTGTTCATCATGTTCGGCATCATTACCGTGATTGTTGGAATCCTCGCCTTCCTGTTCATTGTCGACTTCCCAGACCGCTCAACGTTCATTACGGACGAACAGAAGCAGCTGATCCTCACACGCATCCAGCGAGACCGTGAAGACTCTGTACCCGACCCGGTTACCCTCGCCAAAATTGGCCACCATCTCTGCGACTGGAAAATCTGGCTCTATGGTTACTTCCTCATGTCCACCACCGTCGCGAGTTATTCGCTCGCATACTTCCTCCCCGTCATCCTGGGTACTATGGGCTTCAGCAACGTTGAGACTATGCTCCTGGGTACCCCCACGCACATTTACGCCCTCATTCCTTGTCTCGGCTCGGCATGGGTCGCAGACAAGTACCGCAAcatgcgcgccgccgtcatcATGTTCAATGCC CTCGTCTGCATCATTGGCACGTGTGTCTACAGCCAACTCCCGATTTCGCAGAAGGGTTTGCGCTACTTTGGCGTTTTCCTCGCAGTCGGCGGCTGTAACGCCAACGTgcccctcgtcgtctcgtGGTCGCAGACAGCAATTCGTTCCCAGTCTAAGCGCGCTGTCACCGCCGCGGTCGTCGTTGCATTCGGAGGTATCGgcggcatcctcgccagcgTCATGTTCATGCAGAAGGAAGCAAAGCGCGGGTACCCCACCGGCGTCTTTTTCACCATTGGAGTAAACGCCGGGACCGTCATCAtggccttcctcctctccgttTTCTACCGCTACCAGAACCGCCGGGCTGACCGTGGGGAGGTCGTCCTTGAAGGCGCCGATGATTTCCGCTACCAGTCATGA
- a CDS encoding uncharacterized protein (Lipase esterase), producing the protein MAVLNPLDPALLPRLNKQYIDFYNMNLANVPMIHQLPWDPSLHSMKSVAGGAPALPVSRTRDLDLHTFRIRIFYPDTDTANPPVVIWYHGGGMVLGSLEADNALCTRIVRAAGCAVVAVDYRLAPENPFPTGADDAWTAFKYIVEHGSELGLDASRIGIGGFSSGGNLAATVSQRAGLEGFPLAFVVLSVPVTDNTAGPENFASWKQNRNCPGLNDDKMLWYRDQYLPKTLDRADPRSSPLLAPDEWVAVSPDSYIVLAGLDLLYSEGLAYSERLKKMGKAVDVVVFDDLPHLAMAMDGVLDRAQEWNLGICNYIAERFGQPPVVLSDLYESRT; encoded by the exons ATGGCCGTCCTCAACCCTCTCGATCCagctctcctcccccgGCTGAACAAGCAGTACATC GACTTTTACAATATGAACCTAGCGAATGTGCCCATGATCCATCAGCTGCCATGGGATCCCTCTCTGCACTCTATGAAAAGTGTAGCCGGCGGTGCTCCGGCCCTCCCCGTCTCCCGGACGCGCGA TCTTGATCTCCACACCTTCCGTATCCGGATCTTTTACCCCGACACGGACACGGCCAACCCACCCGTTGTCATCTGGTACCATGGCGGCGGGATGGTGCTGGGTTCCCTCGAAGCTGATAACGCTCTCTGTACGCGCATTGTGCGCGCGGCTGGATGCGCTGTTGTGGCAGTCGACTACCGACTTGCCCCTGAGAATCCGTTCCCAACAGGCGCAGACGATGCGTGGACAG CATTCAAGTACATTGTCGAACACGGgagcgagctcggcctcgacgcctcTCGGATTGGGATCGGCGGCTTCAGCTCTGGCGGTAACCTCGCCGCGACAGTTAGCCAGCGGGCCGGCCTGGAGGGGTTTCCTCTCGCGTTTGTTGTCCTCAGCGTACCTGTTACCGACAATACCGCAGGGCCAGAGAACTTTGCTTCGTGGAAGCAAAACCGGAACTGCCCCGGTCTCAATGACGACAAGATGTTATGGT ACCGGGACCAGTATCTCCCCAAAACACTAGACCGTGCGGACCCCAGGTCTTCGCCCCTCCTTGCGCCAGACGAGTGGGTCGCTGTCTCGCCCGACTCGTACATTGTACTCGcgggcctcgacctcctaTACTCTGAGGGGTTGGCCTATTCCGAGAGACTCAAGAAGATGGGAAAGGCCGTTGATGTGGTTGTGTTCGATGACTTGCCGCACCTGGCCATGGCAATGGATGGGGTCCTTGATCGTGCGCAAGAGTGGAACCTTGGCATTTGCAACTACATCGCTGAGCGATTTGGGCAGCCGCCGGTAGTGCTGAGTGACCTGTATGAAAGTCGCACCTGA
- a CDS encoding uncharacterized protein (Beta-lactamase): MTVTIEAVSKPVVSAKGQAALDELLAKRVDSRLIPAATFGATTADGPIYFAARGERVLGEPDKGQVDDKTMLQLYSMTKLVTTVAVLQLVDRGLIDLDDAQLVEKHCPELCALPVLTGQDGDTLLSTPRTQPITTRRLLSHTSGLAYTFSSSLLAEWHQQNQPPLHHGEQTTKGFEEPLVFQPGERWLYSIGIDWAGILVERISGLNLQEYFHQHIFGPLGLTVDDITFVPTDDVRARMQQICKRLPDGSLVHGVPMRPLDYTAETIGQLSGGGGLHGTARAYLRFLQGILNRDDGIVSEAAFAELFTDSLPADAPPEVKKGLAVMTIRTNYHDPEHTANDAQFLGHSVGLVLSLKDSVNGRRKGSGCWDGAAKTHYWLDPATGIAGICFTQLQAPSADGWLRVYNEFERTLYDALE, encoded by the exons ATGACCGTGACGATCGAGGCAGTCTCCAAACCTGTCGTTTCGGCCAAGGGCcaggccgcgctcgacgagctcctcgccaagcgtgTCGACTCGCGTCTGATTCCCGCCGCGACATTCGGCGCAACAACAGCTGACGGCCCGATATACTTTGCGGCCCGCGGTGAGCGCGTTCTAGGCGAGCCGGACAAGggccaggtcgacgacaagaCGA tgcTCCAGCTATACTCGATGACCAAGCTGGTCACTACCGTCGCCGTACTGCAGCTCGTTGACCGCGgcctcatcgacctcgatgacgCTCAACTCGTTGAGAAGCATTGTCCTGAACTCTGTGCACTGCCGGTCTTGACTGGGCAGGACGGAGACACGCTCCTGTCAACGCCTCGTACGCAGCCCATCACCACCCGGCGCCTCCTCTCGCACACTTCGGGGCTCGCGTACACCTTTTCGTCCTCGCTCCTGGCCGAGTGGCACCAGCAAAATCAGCCGCCTCTCCACCATGGCGAGCAGACCACAAAGGGCTTTGAGGAGCCACTCGTATTCCAGCCCGGTGAGCGATGGCTTTATTCAATTGGCATCGACTGGGCAGGGATTCTTGTTGAGCGCATCTCTGGTCTCAACCTGCAGGAATACTTCCACCAGCACATCTTTGGCCCTCTGGGTCTGACGGTGGACGACATCACGTTCGTTCCGACCGATGACGTACGTGCGCGCATGCAGCAAATCTGCAAGCGCCTTCCTGACGGCTCTTTGGTCCACGGGGTACCGATGCGGCCACTTGACTACACTGCGGAGACGATCGGACAACTcagcggtggcggtggacTGCACGGCACTGCGCGTGCCTACCTTCGTTTCCTGCAAGGAATCCTCAACCGCGACGATGGTATTGTCAGTGAGGCGGCTTTCGCCGAGCTCTTCACCGACTCACTGCCGGCCGATGCTCCGCCAGAGGTCAAGAAGGGTCTCGCAGTCATGACAATCCGGACAAACTATCACGATCCCGAGCACACGGCCAACGACGCCCAGTTCCTGGGCCACTCGGTTGGCCTGGTCCTCTCGCTCAAGGACAGTGTTAACGGACGCCGAAAGGGTAGTGGATGCTGGGACGGCGCGGCCAAGACGCATTACTGGCTCGATCCTGCCACAGGCATTGCG GGCATCTGTTTCACCCAGCTGCAGGCACCCAGCGCCGACGGCTGGCTGCGTGTGTACAACGAATTTGAGCGTACGCTGTACGATGCGCTAGAGTAG
- a CDS encoding uncharacterized protein (Belongs to the enoyl-CoA hydratase isomerase family), with protein sequence MSRTLADLPPLPEDVRKWRILLLVSAANSLTQRVQTYLSDIGCERVSTELALTDQGMISAVLAHSPHVVVCPFLTKKVPDVIWDNVLTLIVHPGPPGDAGPAAIDWAIMGDRGFNPDSAAELPNLVEPTDRAKPLPERQRTHWGITVLQADDTMDGGPVWAFDQFPLPDVARATKSSIYQGPVTAATLRAVNVALSRISTAYSNLADPSHRATRVAVKVDPKWAVECVSSGKPFLGGPLNERPQIRPGQRRPDLTLHNAADVARIINCGDSQPGGTIKTTKSFMFVYDAKIHVHSADLPTNLAKTLGYASFKEIPAGKAIAKRSGAVLFKTAPCAHKDCQFGCGVAVWFTHGRLPKAAAAAALSAKVPMADALVAAGEGAKLQGVPEWTETQFQEVPGTFQQVFVRTLKEGDGLIQLVYWDFYNGAMSTTGCEHLVRALRWATHADRGNVKVLALMGGAYFSNGVALNIIESADHPGRETWANINAIDDVVELIAGEVSSQPRSEFMTGVPSLTESGIVTVSCVRGNAAAGGVALAAAADIVVSAASVVLNPAYRAMGLHGSEFHLYSYVERCGRDVATHLVKDMLPLSAIRSRELGLVDVVVGGRDTPAKESEALMVDFLRNLAAAPAAAIGSRDYPSAPWTKTLAGSTSAESARSLVELLADNKRRRYESPNHTPLVHYRHEELSQMLLDSFHPHRSQRYHSRRIKFVRKVKAEGTPTRFNHHRLHVTRDEEELATFDDAPGWVRGEEWSWVGLQTPASMATSENLRIDFGANVPPLVARAASDTSSSGSEQSHEIRTDPGSGDDSASVVKPGSTPVPGTQAKESLPPPSSFNVSPKGKRPSLLGRIFRSRSDLRSMNKKQNGQDTPPYRRPEVPNEGNTESPCLFNVTSDLPNEAESARPTVTSH encoded by the exons ATGTCGCGGACTCTCGCAGACCTGCCTCCCCTCCCAGAGGACGTGCGCAAGTGGCgtatcctcctcctcgtgaGCGCAGCAAACAGTCTCACCCAGCGCGTCCAAACCTACCTCTCCGACATTGGATGTGAGCGCGTCTCAACAGAGCTCGCTCTCACCGACCAAGGCATGATCAGCGCCGTGCTGGCCCATTCGCCACACGTTGTCGTTTGTCCATTCCTCACAAAGAAGGTTCCAGACGTCATTTGGGATAAT GTCTTAACCCTAATCGTTCACCCAGGCCCTCCCGGCGATGCTGGACCAGCTGCAATCGATTGGGCCATTATGGGTGACCGTGGCTTCAACCCAGACTCTGCCGCTGAACTCCCCAACCTGGTTGAACCCACCGACCGTGCAAAGCCACTCCCTGAACGCCAGCGCACGCACTGGGGTATCACGGTCCTTCAAGCTGATGATACGATGGATGGTGGACCAGTTTGGGCTTTTGACCAATTCCCTCTCCCAGATGTTGCTCGAGCCACCAAGAGCTCCATTTACCAGGGTCCCGTTACGGCTGCCACCCTTCGCGCCGTAAATGTCGCCCTGAGCCGCATCTCCACTGCTTATTCAAacctcgccgaccccaGTCACCGCGCCACTCGTGTCGCAGTCAAGGTCGACCCCAAGTGGGCTGTCGAGTGCGTGTCGTCCGGCAAGCCGTTCCTCGGTGGCCCCCTCAACGAGCGCCCGCAGATCCGCCCGGGTCAGCGCCGCCCAGACCTCACCCTACACAATGCGGCTGACGTCGCCCGCATCATCAACTGTGGCGATTCGCAGCCTGGCGGCACGATCAAGACGACCAAGTCGTTCATGTTCGTCTATGACGCCAAGATCCACGTCCACTCTGCCGATCTCCCGACAAACCTCGCAAAGACTCTCGGCTACGCATCGTTCAAGGAGATTCCGGCGGGCAAGGCGATCGCGAAGCGTTCCGGCGCAGTCCTCTTCAAGACTGCACCTTGCGCCCACAAGGATTGTCAGTTTGGCTGCGGAGTCGCTGTGTGGTTCACCCACGGACGCCTCCCcaaggccgcggccgcggctgcACTCAGCGCCAAGGTCCCAatggccgacgcgctcgtcgctgccgGTGAGGGAGCAAAGCTCCAAGGTGTGCCCGAATGGACCGAGACCCAGTTCCAGGAGGTCCCCGGCACGTTCCAGCAGGTCTTTGTGCGCACCCTCAAGGAGGGTGACGGCCTCATCCAGCTCGTTTACTGGGACTTTTACAACGGCGCGATGAGCACGACTGGCTGCGAACACCTCGTCCGTGCCCTCCGCTGGGCGACGCACGCCGACCGCGGTAACGTCAaggtcctcgcgctcatGGGCGGCGCGTATTTCTCTAACGGTGTTGCTCTCAACATCATCGAGAGCGCCGACCATCCTGGCCGCGAGACTTGGGCCAACATCAACGCGATCGACGACGTTGTCGAGTTGATTGCCGGCGAGGTTTCCTCGCAGCCCCGCAGCGAGTTCATGACTGGCGTTCCCTCGCTCACTGAGAGCGGTATCGTCACTGTCTCGTGTGTCCGCGGCAACGCTGCTGCCGGCGGTGTCGCTCTcgcggctgctgctgacATTGTCGTCTCGGCTGCCTCGGTTGTCCTCAACCCTGCTTACCGCGCCATGGGCTTGCACGGCTCCGAGTTCCACCTGTACTCGTACGTCGAGCGCTGCGGTCGCGACgtcgccacccacctcgtcaaggacaTGCTCCCGCTCTCAGCGATCCGCTCGCGCGAGCTTGGTCtggtcgacgtcgttgtCGGCGGTCGCGACACACCCGCCAAGGAGTCTGAGGCCCTCATGGTAGACTTCCTCCGCAACCTCGCGGCCGCTCCTGCCGCGGCCATCGGATCGCGCGACTATCCCTCGGCGCCATGGACCAAGACTCTGGCTGGCTCGACATCGGCTGAGTCTGCGCGCTcactcgtcgagctccttgcgGACAACAAGCGTCGCCGCTACGAGAGCCCGAACCACACCCCACTGGTCCACTACCGCCACGAGGAGCTCTCGCAGATGCTCCTGGACAGCTTCCACCCCCACCGGTCGCAGCGCTACCACTCGCGCCGCATCAAGTTTGTTcgcaaggtcaaggctgAGGGCACACCCACGCGCTtcaaccaccaccgcctgcACGTCAcccgcgacgaggaggagctcgcgaCCTTTGATGACGCTCCTGGATGGGTCCGTGGCGAGGAGTGGAGCTGGGTTGGTCTCCAGACGCCAGCATCTatggcgacgagcgagaACCTCCGCATCGACTTTGGCGCCAACGTGCCTCCACTCGTGGCCCGGGCTGCATCCGACACATCCTCGTCGGGCTCGGAGCAGTCGCACGAGATCCGCACCGACCCCGGGTCAGGCGACGACTCTGCCAGCGTCGTCAAGCCTGGCTCGACGCCGGTACCGGGCACGCAAGCCAAGGAGTCGCTGCCGCCACCGTCGAGCTTCAATGTCTCGCCCAAGGGCAAGCGGCCTTCGCTCCTTGGCCGGATTTTCcggtcgcgctcggacCTGCGCTCCATGAACAAGAAGCAGAACGGCCAGGACACGCCGCCGTACCGTCGGCCCGAGGTCCCGAACGAGGGCAACACGGAATCGCCCTGCCTGTTCAACGTGACGAGCGACCTGCCGAACGAGGCAGAGAGCGCGCGCCCGACCGTCACCTCGCATTAG